One Puntigrus tetrazona isolate hp1 chromosome 25, ASM1883169v1, whole genome shotgun sequence genomic window, AGCAAGGGATCCTGctttaaaaatggatttaacGTTCCATCAGCATAATCCATAATATGCCAATAGACTCCATTTTATACTTTCACACCGATACAATTCCCATTATAACTATTAAACTTACATTTCCCTTTGCGTTGGGGGGTTTCAGCAAGGGAAACATCgctgtaaaaaatgtgtgtggtgGGGGATGTTTGACGTATACAACAAGTACAATATAAGAaacgtaaaataataaaatacataagaatataaaacaaaagaaacctAACAGAGCAAAGCACTTTGAGCGGGAAACCCAAACAGCCGCGCTTGAAAACAATAACTACGCAATCATTGGCTAGTAGTCATGCGCAGACGTCACACCCCAGCCAATCACAAGCCTCTACACATTTATGACGCCATAAGCGCGTGGCGGTATGATGCTTTAAAAGCAAACGTTGAGCACCAAGTAGTATTCTCTACGTCTATAGAAAGTAGTACTTTTCAGCGATGGCAAGAACCAAGCAGACCGCTCGTAAGTCCACCGGTGGTAAAGCCCCGAGGAAGCAGCTCGCCACCAAAGCCGCCCGTAAGAGCGCTCCGGCTACCGGCGGAGTCAAGAAGCCTCATCGTTACCGGCCCGGCACCGTGGCTCTGAGAGAGATCCGTCGCTATCAGAAGTCCACCGAGCTGCTGATCCGCAAGCTGCCCTTCCAGCGTCTGGTGCGAGAAATCGCTCAGGACTTCAAGACGGACCTGCGCTTCCAGAGCTCCGCTGTCATGGCCCTGCAGGAGGCCAGCGAGGCTTATTTGGTCGGTCTGTTTGAGGACACCAACCTGTGCGCCATCCACGCCAAGAGAGTCACCATCATGCCCAAAGACATCCAGCTGGCCCGCCGCATCCGTGGAGAGCGCGCTTAAACCCAACGCTTCATCTTAAACACaaaggctcttttaagagccacTAAATTTACACTGAAAGAGAGTTTCCCCATGTAACGCGGAATATGACGCCTAGAAAGTTGAGAAGGTTTGTCTGGGTCTGTTATTCGTTTGGCTTCCCCATTATTAGAAAGCCTCTCGCGTGAACACATACAGGCAAAAGTAACAATTGATAAAGAAGCGTGTATAATCGCCTTTGTTGtttatacaattaaaacaaacaaaaacacggAACATGTGTATATAAATCGTGaagtgcaatttaaaaatgtttattttattacaataggTGTTTATTTATGGGGGACCTGagacattcacatttttaaaggttGCAGTTAGATGGCTCCAGTTAGTGCAGCAGAAAAAAATCAGGCCTTAACAGAAAAGGTCAGTACCATTTCTTAGTATCACCCTTTTGCTACCAAGCTGTAATGTCTCAATTATTATATAGGAAATTCTATGCAATAATGTAGATATCTTACAGCTCAGTAAGAACAGTACTATGTGGCACCAGTTACTTGACAGTTAGACCGAATGGGTACATTTACGACTGCAGTATAAAATGTACAGGTTGTTGAAGTGATCGACAGGGTTTGTATAGATATTGTGTGAAAACAGTGCGAGTTAAACGTTTGCTGTTAAAAACTACCCTTCCGCCACACATACCTGTCCATTCCAGTTGTGTTTTCTCCCAAATTGTTTACAACCCATATCCCTTAAGATGGAAAGCATGTTTCTTGTAGattcggtctctctctctctctggtgtgtTAAAGGTATTTCTGGAGAATGCGATTCGTAATGCAGTGACCTACACCGAGCACGCCAAGAAAAAGACCGTCACCGCCATGGACACTTGTACACTTTGTACGGCTTCGGGTTCGGCAGTGTCCCTAGTTTctatcacacacaaacacttacgTCTCATCGAAAATAgtatgtacactttttttttttaagagtagctttaatttcttaaaaaaataattacaattaatgcaTTGCATACAACGAGCTAACATTTAGAATAGGAAATAGAAGTGAACCATCAAACAAAGAAACAGTTGGGTTTgtctgatttttaaaacaataaaaaaaatgatgcaatcTAATCATTTAGTTTGAAGGTCAAGCGTATTCAGGATGAGCATGTTATAGGCTTGTGTTGTTAGGACTTTCTTCCATGTGAAGGCACTGCCTGAGTTTGCCAttctcctgaaaaaaaaaaaaaagttttattttgtaaaatgttttggagTGCAACTTAGCTAACATTGTGCAGTAGGTCTATGGCAGACATGCAAACCGAAACAATTTCAACCTTTAATTTGCCTTTGATGGCTGATTGGCTGATTGTGAAAAAAGGTTGTGCACGTTTAAAATCAAAGATTGTATATTCATACTGACCTCCTGTAGTTTGGTGATCTCCTTTTTCAGTTTGACCAGGTACTCAATCTTCTGCTTGGGGTTCTGATGACCCAACAGTTTTCCATTCTCCTCGGTCAGATGGTCCACCTGCTTTCTCAGAACCTCGATTTCCTGCAAAAGACCGCTTCGGTTAAAATGAAGGACGAAGATATAACCTAAACTGTAACGATGAGGTCTTAAACCGCAAATATTGAGATGGTTTTTTTTAGTCCTtaaagaatgtgtgtgttttaacagcTCTGATTTTTATTAGCGATCTCAGTACCAAACACAGAACTTGTTGGTGCCTTGACAATATTAGTTCTAGAGTAAGAGGGCCACATAAAAACGCATCCGATGTGCAGGGAGATCTTGCCCataacagaaatgcatttatctaGCATAGCATTTCCCCAACACCGGCAAAACCTAGCAAAATTTGGAGATTTTAGTGGTTGTCTGAACCATTGGTTAAGAGCAGCATTCTTGTTGCTTAAGaatcaactctttcttttgtttcaacttgaaacaTCCTGCAAAAAATTTCCAATTTTTCATttacctttcatgcagtttgTAACGGCTCagataattttaaatgacatcccattcctaatccataggatTTAATATGACGTcggtccaccctttgcagctataacagcttcaactcttcaGGGAAGGCTGCCCGCAAgttttaggagtgtgtttatgggaatttctGACCATTCTTCTAGAAACGCATTTGTGAGGTCAGAcactgagagccaggccttctcaTCCAGCATCAAATTCATTGGTCAGGACTGCAGGTCAGTCAAGTTCATTCACGCCAGACTCTGTCATTCATGTCATTCTGtcattcaaaaaagaaaaagaaagatgaatCTCACTGCTTTCTCTCTGACCTGCTGCTGTTTCTCCTGCTGAAGGTCTTTCTCCCGCAGATCCCGGAGCTCCAGGCAGCGGTTCCTAAGCTCTGTGGTCAGCTCCTGCACACACGTCTGAGACTGAACAAGAGTGACATCCTTGCGCTGCAGA contains:
- the LOC122330837 gene encoding histone H3 yields the protein MARTKQTARKSTGGKAPRKQLATKAARKSAPATGGVKKPHRYRPGTVALREIRRYQKSTELLIRKLPFQRLVREIAQDFKTDLRFQSSAVMALQEASEAYLVGLFEDTNLCAIHAKRVTIMPKDIQLARRIRGERA